In Qingshengfaniella alkalisoli, a single genomic region encodes these proteins:
- a CDS encoding LysR substrate-binding domain-containing protein: MLTLRHYELLIVLAEELHFGRASERLHISQPQLTLQLKQMEELIGTTLFERNRRKVTLAAAGELLLPEARAVLRHAARAEDVAIRAGKGMIGELRIGYIGAAAYNGVLTKLVRSYRDKTPDTQLTLSIMDLDRQVPEVAAGNLDAGIVRLPYPDLPDNISVRTLCQERLMLALSEEHKLALSDAPINLSSLEDEFFVATHLPPNTGFSAAMHRACAVAGISPNIVHRSPQFASIISLVAARMGIAIVPEAIQHLCIKGVVYRPLADVDVTANISLVHQSGPVGPALELFLSCLDETTFDGGHI; this comes from the coding sequence ATGCTGACTTTGCGGCATTATGAACTCTTGATCGTTCTGGCGGAAGAGCTCCATTTCGGGCGTGCATCCGAACGCCTGCATATTTCCCAACCCCAGCTGACGCTTCAACTGAAGCAAATGGAAGAACTCATCGGTACAACGCTGTTCGAACGCAACCGACGAAAGGTAACGCTGGCGGCTGCCGGAGAACTGCTGTTGCCCGAAGCGCGTGCGGTGCTGCGACATGCCGCACGCGCAGAAGACGTCGCCATTCGCGCCGGGAAAGGCATGATCGGCGAGCTTCGGATCGGATATATCGGGGCAGCGGCGTATAACGGCGTTCTCACGAAACTGGTTCGCAGCTACCGGGATAAAACTCCCGACACGCAACTGACCCTTTCGATCATGGATCTGGACCGACAGGTCCCGGAGGTCGCGGCAGGAAATCTCGACGCGGGAATCGTGCGTTTGCCATATCCGGATCTGCCCGACAACATCTCTGTGCGTACCCTGTGTCAGGAACGTCTCATGCTTGCCCTGTCCGAAGAGCACAAGCTGGCGTTGTCAGACGCCCCCATAAATCTGTCGTCGCTGGAGGATGAATTCTTTGTGGCGACACATTTGCCGCCGAATACGGGCTTCTCGGCCGCCATGCATCGAGCGTGCGCTGTAGCGGGGATCAGTCCGAACATCGTTCACCGATCGCCCCAATTTGCGTCAATCATTAGCCTCGTCGCGGCACGGATGGGCATTGCGATAGTCCCGGAAGCCATACAGCACCTTTGCATCAAGGGCGTCGTGTACCGTCCGCTGGCCGATGTCGACGTGACAGCGAATATTTCACTGGTTCATCAATCCGGCCCTGTGGGCCCGGCGCTTGAACTTTTCCTTTCATGTCTGGACGAGACGACTTTTGACGGAGGCCACATTTGA
- the pcaD gene encoding 3-oxoadipate enol-lactonase, translating to MRHEDFTSINGIYHGYRAPQDGAPTLVFANSLGTDLRVWDRVVAELPEGWGILRQDKRGHGLSQDTAAALSIETMTDDVEALLDYYGIGHFTGVGLSVGGLIMQRLALRRAGTMTHLVLSDTAAKIGSPEIWNPRIETVLASGIQAISDAILARWFAPGYDAKEDFSMWRLMLERTPAQGYADVCAAIRDADYTAELKQIQQPTLVLCGSDDCSTPPELVKATADGISNASFVTIADAGHLPCVEQPSHFTTLLRDHVAK from the coding sequence TTGAGGCACGAAGACTTCACGAGCATCAACGGAATCTATCACGGCTATCGCGCGCCCCAAGACGGGGCTCCGACGCTGGTTTTCGCCAACTCGCTGGGAACCGACCTGCGGGTCTGGGACCGCGTGGTCGCCGAATTACCGGAAGGCTGGGGGATTCTGCGGCAGGACAAGCGGGGCCATGGGCTGAGCCAGGACACTGCGGCTGCGCTGAGCATCGAGACAATGACGGACGATGTCGAGGCATTGCTCGATTATTACGGGATTGGGCATTTCACCGGTGTTGGCTTATCCGTGGGCGGTCTGATCATGCAGCGGCTTGCGCTGCGGCGTGCGGGCACCATGACGCACCTTGTATTGTCCGATACGGCCGCGAAGATCGGATCTCCGGAGATTTGGAACCCACGTATCGAGACGGTCCTCGCCAGCGGCATCCAAGCGATCAGCGACGCAATCCTGGCCCGGTGGTTCGCGCCTGGTTACGACGCCAAGGAAGACTTTTCCATGTGGCGCCTGATGTTGGAGCGGACCCCGGCGCAAGGCTATGCCGATGTTTGCGCGGCCATTCGGGACGCAGACTACACTGCCGAGCTGAAGCAGATTCAACAGCCGACTCTTGTCCTGTGCGGCTCTGATGATTGTTCCACACCGCCCGAACTGGTGAAGGCGACCGCAGACGGCATTTCCAACGCAAGTTTCGTAACGATTGCAGACGCCGGGCATCTTCCCTGTGTTGAGCAGCCCAGCCACTTCACGACGCTGTTGCGTGATCACGTCGCCAAATAG
- a CDS encoding ABC transporter ATP-binding protein, with protein sequence MSAISLSDLDVAYSGHRVVEDITFDVAQGESFALVGESGSGKSTVLKAIVGLAPEWSGRMSVLGQARGHKPDLAFSRICQMVFQDPYASLHPRKTVDATLSEPLQVHGIKGRDALVEEKLAAVGLDRRFRFRFPHQLSGGQRQRVAIARALMLEPQVMLLDEPTSALDVSVQAEILNLLKRLRQEHRLTYLMVTHNLPVVSFLCDRMAVMNKGRIVEIADATSLHTGDFSHPYTRELYAASGGATERKPA encoded by the coding sequence ATGAGCGCGATTTCTCTGAGCGATCTCGACGTTGCCTATTCCGGGCACAGGGTGGTTGAGGATATCACTTTCGACGTGGCGCAAGGAGAAAGCTTTGCCCTTGTCGGTGAAAGCGGGTCCGGCAAATCCACGGTCCTCAAGGCCATCGTGGGCCTCGCTCCCGAATGGAGCGGGCGAATGTCCGTGCTCGGTCAAGCGCGCGGGCACAAGCCCGATCTCGCCTTCTCGCGAATTTGCCAGATGGTATTTCAAGACCCGTATGCCTCGCTGCATCCTCGCAAGACCGTGGACGCGACTCTATCCGAGCCCCTTCAGGTGCATGGTATCAAGGGGCGTGATGCGCTGGTTGAGGAAAAGCTGGCCGCCGTCGGCTTGGATCGGCGCTTTCGGTTTCGGTTTCCACATCAACTGTCAGGTGGTCAACGTCAGCGTGTTGCAATTGCACGCGCGCTGATGCTGGAGCCGCAGGTGATGCTGCTGGACGAACCGACAAGCGCGCTCGACGTGTCGGTGCAGGCCGAAATTCTCAACCTCCTGAAACGTCTGCGCCAAGAACACAGGCTGACCTATCTGATGGTGACCCACAACCTGCCGGTGGTCAGTTTCCTGTGCGACCGCATGGCGGTTATGAACAAGGGGCGGATCGTCGAAATCGCGGATGCCACATCACTGCATACGGGTGACTTCAGCCATCCCTATACCCGTGAACTCTATGCCGCGAGTGGCGGCGCAACCGAACGGAAACCAGCATGA
- a CDS encoding GAF domain-containing protein: MSDLATFTEQLSRARTQEAAYDALCALTKSLVGAKLFTVMTADMSAMLASRTYSDDPVNYPTSGTKAIEMNAWFDIVHGKGETFVANTLADIDKVFPDAELIGKLGCGSVINLPVHIRGEMVATVNILHEEQFYTPQRVRIAEDQLRLPAIATVAVAIALG; the protein is encoded by the coding sequence ATGAGCGATCTAGCCACTTTTACCGAACAATTGTCCCGCGCCCGCACCCAGGAAGCTGCGTATGATGCGTTGTGCGCGCTGACCAAATCTCTGGTTGGCGCAAAATTGTTTACGGTTATGACCGCAGACATGAGCGCCATGCTCGCCAGCCGTACCTATTCTGACGATCCGGTCAATTACCCGACATCGGGCACCAAAGCGATCGAGATGAATGCGTGGTTTGACATCGTTCATGGCAAGGGGGAAACCTTCGTGGCCAACACGCTTGCCGATATCGACAAGGTGTTCCCCGACGCTGAACTGATCGGCAAGCTGGGATGCGGATCGGTGATCAATCTACCCGTGCATATTCGTGGCGAAATGGTGGCGACGGTGAATATCCTGCATGAGGAACAATTCTACACACCCCAGCGCGTCCGGATCGCCGAGGATCAGCTGCGCCTTCCCGCCATCGCCACCGTGGCGGTCGCCATTGCGTTGGGCTGA